The Cloeon dipterum chromosome X, ieCloDipt1.1, whole genome shotgun sequence genome includes a window with the following:
- the RhoGAP15B gene encoding arf-GAP with Rho-GAP domain, ANK repeat and PH domain-containing protein 2, producing MDEESAPVAAPRPTPRAAPRHQAPEPVPTPVPMPRMRLASPPQPVIQEDTEEEFCEDQSEPLSPRTSDSMSVQSLDEDPQESALRGGVGLRRQVTKSLLFDFDPLLSQQFGPDDLAHAASLASLAEEHEDECNVQEEQDEQPPEYSNGPDEEEHIYDPVAHDDSSGDDLEPPEPPPRNDSIPREKWDQIPAALVGNNGGIEGELKTAVRRVTIGGRAVRSFRSFMGDASERNASPAPPFEALKRPTGETAVHEGRLTFNGRDKVRTLAKLTTKNFSWYPDTGKRWTHWSLEHACEVASVTIQESPAFEIINCDGMSCRSICWVAQSEEERDRWMAKVAVALTNETRMHHVASRLGWLYLKEGVGGVWSASWLSLQGRRLRYLLPSQELQEIDLRKARCFVKDGDHQDGIIAGQELFVVQLGNSSLYLQGPMPKATERWRLAIQSAILRNGKSLREQQLTVNDVVALVEMCTNFVITNGITSEGIYRLAGQSSKVTALLEALKKNPHEVALTRAEYNEHLVASALKRFFVGLPEPLLSKELMTSLGRAKSLEAKGRLIRHALNSVAFATLRKVLAHLHLITLEHARNKMDGRNLATVWAVGLTHATDADIVTLTTLIEEFPAVFEVDEAEMQKENKLLRVLERLHSAPPQTGGAGDLRIWLTLGNANSTDTVQVLLNPSKTAADVVQEAAASSSWQLQEVLLGGALWRPLHPSELVMEVVARWGYWADEDRAHNKLVLGPSTFYDELRPLALPPASAYGQFKFAVPEVRAYKTRFMQLLDGKVTSAKIKGSSPVVVGEWPINNMSWYQGYDSKRGPNGDKRWYLTLVSKDGKSAARSKERPFVGCTIAMERRQDLLDWCASLVLSQHPNGI from the exons ATGGACGAGGAGAGTGCGCCGGTGGCAGCGCCGCGCCCCACGCCCAGAGCTGCGCCGCGCCACCAAGCGCCAGAGCCTGTGCCAACGCCGGTCCCAATGCCCAGGATGCGCCTCGCCAGCCCTCCTCAACCCGTTATCCAAG AGGACACGGAGGAGGAGTTCTGCGAGGACCAGAGCGAGCCACTGTCGCCGCGCACGTCCGACTCAATGTCTGTGCAGTCGCTCGACGAGGATCCGCAGGAGAGCGCGTTGCGCGGCGGTGTCGGGCTGCGGCGTCAGGTGACCAAGTCGCTGCTCTTCGACTTTGACCCGCTCCTGAGCCAGCAGTTCGGCCCTGACGACCTAGCACATGCCGCAAGTCTCGCCAGTCTCGCGGAGGAGCACGAAGACGAGTGCAACGTGCAGGAGGAGCAGGATGAGCAGCCGCCCGAGTACAGTAATGGACCAGATGAAGAGGAGCACATTTACGACCCGGTTGCACACGATGACAGTTCCGGCGACGATCTCGAACCGCCAGAGCCGCCGCCCAGAAAT GACTCGATCCCGCGCGAGAAGTGGGACCAGATCCCCGCGGCGCTGGTCGGCAACAACGGTGGCATCGAGGGCGAGCTGAAGACGGCAGTCCGACGGGTGACCATCGGCGGCCGGGCAGTGCGCAGCTTCCGCAGCTTCATGGGCGACGCGTCCGAGCGCAACGCATCACCGGCCCCGCCGTTCGAGGCGCTGAAACGGCCGACGGGCGAGACCGCCGTCCACGAGGGCCGCCTCACCTTCAACGGCCGCGACAAGGTGCGCACTCTGGCCAAGCTAACCACCAAGAACTTCTCTTGGTACCCGGACACCGGCAAGCGCTGGACCCACTGGAGCCTCGAGCACGCCTGCGAGGTCGCCTCTGTTACCATTCAG GAAAGTCCTGCGTTCGAGATAATCAACTGCGATGGGATGAGCTGCCGGTCGATCTGCTGGGTGGCTCAGAGCGAGGAGGAACGTGACCGCTGGATGGCGAAGGTGGCGGTGGCACTGACCAACGAGACGCGGATGCACCATGTGGCGTCGCGGCTCGGCTGGCTGTACCTGAAGGAGGGCGTCGGCGGCGTGTGGAGCGCGTCGTGGCTCAGCCTGCAGGGCCGCCGCCTGCGCTACCTGCTGCCCTCGCAGGAGCTGCAAGAGATTGACCTGCGCAAGGCCAGGTGCTTCG TCAAGGACGGCGACCACCAGGATGGCATCATAGCCGGGCAGGAGCTGTTCGTGGTGCAGCTTGGTAACAGCAGCCTCTACCTGCAGGGACCCATGCCCAAGGCCACCGAACGCTGGCGCCTCGCCATCCAGAGTGCCATCCTCAGGAACGGCAAGTCCCTCAGGGAGCAACAACTCACCGTCAATGACGTCGTTGCCCTTGTCGAAATGTGCACAAACTTTGTCATCACTAATG GCATCACGTCCGAGGGGATCTACCGGCTGGCGGGCCAGTCATCGAAGGTGACGGCACTACTAGAGGCTCTGAAGAAGAACCCGCACGAGGTGGCGTTGACGCGGGCAGAGTACAACGAGCACCTGGTGGCGTCGGCGCTGAAGCGCTTCTTTGTCGGGCTGCCGGAGCCGCTGCTGAGCAAGGAATTGATGACGTCGCTGGGCAGGGCGAAGTCGCTCGAGGCCAAGGGCCGTCTCATCAGGCACGCGCTCAACTCGGTCGCGTTCGCCACGCTGCGGAAGGTGCTCGCCCACTTGCACCTCATCACCCTTGAGCACGCCAGAAACAAGATGGACGGCAGGAACTTGGCCACCGTTTGGGCCGTTGGACTCACCCATGCCACAGAT GCAGATATTGTGACACTGACGACATTGATAGAGGAATTTCCTGCCGTGTTTGAAGTGGACGAGGCCGAAATGCAGAAGGAAAACAAACTGCTGAGAGTACTGGAAAGACTGCACTCTGCGCCACCGCAAACTGGTGGCGCGGGCGATCTAAGAATTTGGCTTACCCTTGGCAACGCAAACTCCACAGACACGGTTCAAGTACTG CTGAACCCTAGCAAGACTGCGGCTGACGTGGtgcaggaggcggcggcgtctTCGTCGTGGCAGCTGCAGGAGGTGCTGCTGGGCGGCGCGCTGTGGCGGCCGCTGCACCCTAGTGAGTTGGTGATGGAGGTGGTGGCGCGCTGGGGCTACTGGGCCGACGAAGACCGCGCGCACAACAAGCTGGTGCTCGGCCCCAGCACCTTCTACGACGAGCTGCGGCCCCTGGCGTTGCCGCCGGCCTCCGCTTACGGACAGTTCAAGTTCGCAGTGCCCGAGGTGCGCGCCTACAAGACTCGCTTTATGCAGCTGCTTGACGGCAAAGTGACCAGCGCCAAGATCAAGGGCTCCTCGCCCGTCGTCGTCGGCGAGTGGCCCATCAACAACATGTCGTGGTACCAGGGCTACGACTCCAAGCGCGGCCCCAACGG TGACAAGAGGTGGTACCTGACGCTGGTGTCTAAGGACGGAAAGAGCGCAGCGCGCAGCAAAGAGCGGCCGTTCGTCGGGTGCACCATCGCCATGGAGCGGCGCCAGGACCTGTTGGACTGGTGCGCCAGCCTCGTGCTCTCGCAGCACCCGAACGGAATTTGA